In Montipora foliosa isolate CH-2021 chromosome 13, ASM3666993v2, whole genome shotgun sequence, one DNA window encodes the following:
- the LOC137981598 gene encoding uncharacterized protein, with the protein MDEKRKLDPLSEPTIPAFYGLPKIHKPKPIPVRPIVSSIDSPMYNLAKYAASVLGPLVGSTPHHIDNTKDFVEKIKGFKLHEDDVVTSYDVAALFTSIPPDVAIQVVRNCLESDQTLQERTKLSVDNLVELIELCLKTTYFSSGGKFYTQVHGCAMGSPVSPIVANLCMEAFEQQALHTYTGMPPRLWLRNVDDTFVVLPQKEIHLFSSTLTVSTPTFGSLRSWVMIMLLLFWIAMFM; encoded by the coding sequence ATGGATGAAAAGAGGAAACTAGACCCGCTATCAGAACCAACTATTCCTGCCTTCTATGGTCTACccaaaattcacaaacccaagcCCATCCCTGTAAGACCAATTGTGAGTAGTATTGACTCGCCGATGTACAATTTAGCTAAATATGCGGCCTCTGTCCTTGGGCCACTGGTTGGATCAACACCACACCATATTGATAACACAAAAGATTTTGTGGAGAAGATCAAGGGTTTCAAACTACATGAGGATGATGTTGTTACGTCTTATGATGTCGCAGCATTATTTACCTCAATTCCACCTGATGTCGCTATTCAGGTTGTGCGAAACTGTTTGGAATCAGACCAAACTCTCCAGGAGCGTACTAAGCTCAGTGTGGACAACCTGGTTGAGTTAATCGAACTTTGCCTCAAAACCACCTATTTTTCATCTGGAGGAAAGTTCTACACACAAGTACACGGCTGTGCCATGGGGTCCCCCGTATCCCCCATCGTAGCAAACCTCTGTATGGAGGCCTTCGAACAGCAGGCGTTACACACCTACACCGGTATGCCCCCTAGACTGTGGCTCCGCAACGTAGACGACACTTTTGTGGTGCTTCCGCAGAAAGAGATCCACCTTTTTTCGAGCACATTAACAGTGTCAACCCCCACATTCGGTTCACTCAGGAGTTGGGTCATGATAATGCTATTGCTTTTCTGGATTGCCATGTTCATGTGA